One Pseudonocardia abyssalis DNA segment encodes these proteins:
- a CDS encoding SulP family inorganic anion transporter translates to MTASEVRPSQHAPPAPAGTGRVAALRADLGASLVVFLVAVPLSLGIALASGAPIMAGIIAAVVGGVVAGLLGGSPLQVSGPAAGLTVVVAELVARFGWQVTCLITVGAGLLQIVFGLLRVARFSQAIPPAVVHGMLAGIGLTIALGQLHVVLGATPPTSAVDSVLGLPARLLAADPAAAAVGGVTLTMLLAWPLVPKVVRAVPGPLVAVVAATAVAVIWPAVPRVDLPGGLLESIALPSVLPTGDWTGIVGGILTVALIASVESLLSAVAVDRLRRPDGSHGPRTRPDRELIGQGAANGVSGLLGGLPVTGVIVRSSANVRAGARTRAATVFHGVWIAVFAIFLIGIIELVPLAALAGLLIMVGLQLVKPADMAQARRHGDLAVYVATIVGVLALNLLEGVGVGLAVAAFLMLRRALSASLQHEPPAADGEPHRVIVGGTLSFLSVPSLARTLGAVPAGAPVQVDLVVDYLDHAAYDHLDTWTARHRASGAPTEVTEPADAGGTRRGRYATWSQWPGSQAKPLLTGVAAFHEESVPLRSPGSGQAPSGLLLTCADSRVVPSVITRSGPGDLFTVQNVGNLVAGTSVRAAVQYATTVLEVPTLAVCGHSGCGAMRGLLDGTAEGALGDWLRAAAPSLEAFRAGHPVGVAALRDGFGEAEALAMVNVAVQLDALEHTGAGLVGLFSDIPTARVLALDREAQEFRLG, encoded by the coding sequence ATGACCGCATCCGAGGTCCGCCCGTCCCAGCACGCCCCGCCCGCTCCCGCCGGGACCGGCCGCGTGGCGGCCCTGCGCGCCGACCTCGGCGCCTCGCTCGTCGTCTTCCTCGTCGCCGTCCCGCTGTCGCTGGGCATCGCGCTCGCCTCCGGCGCGCCGATCATGGCCGGGATCATCGCCGCGGTCGTCGGCGGCGTGGTGGCCGGGCTGCTGGGCGGCTCGCCGCTGCAGGTCAGCGGGCCGGCCGCGGGCCTCACCGTCGTCGTCGCCGAGCTGGTGGCGCGGTTCGGCTGGCAGGTCACCTGCCTGATCACGGTCGGCGCGGGCCTGCTGCAGATCGTGTTCGGGCTGCTGCGCGTCGCCCGGTTCAGCCAGGCCATCCCGCCCGCCGTCGTGCACGGGATGCTCGCCGGGATCGGGCTGACGATCGCTCTCGGCCAGCTGCACGTCGTGCTCGGCGCAACCCCGCCCACGAGCGCCGTCGACTCCGTCCTCGGGCTCCCCGCCCGGCTGCTGGCCGCCGATCCGGCCGCCGCGGCCGTCGGCGGCGTGACGCTCACGATGCTGCTGGCCTGGCCGCTGGTGCCGAAGGTGGTGCGGGCGGTGCCCGGGCCGCTCGTCGCCGTCGTCGCGGCCACCGCCGTCGCGGTGATCTGGCCCGCGGTCCCGAGGGTCGACCTCCCCGGCGGGCTGCTGGAGTCGATCGCCCTGCCGAGCGTGCTGCCGACGGGGGACTGGACCGGGATCGTCGGCGGCATCCTGACCGTCGCCCTGATCGCGAGCGTGGAGAGCCTGCTGTCGGCCGTCGCGGTCGACCGGCTCCGCCGCCCGGACGGCAGCCACGGCCCGCGCACCCGCCCCGACCGCGAGCTGATCGGTCAGGGCGCCGCCAACGGAGTGTCCGGGCTGCTCGGCGGCCTGCCCGTCACCGGGGTGATCGTGCGCAGCTCGGCCAACGTCCGGGCCGGGGCCCGCACCCGCGCGGCGACCGTGTTCCACGGCGTCTGGATCGCGGTGTTCGCGATCTTCCTGATCGGGATCATCGAGCTGGTGCCGCTCGCGGCCCTCGCCGGACTGCTGATCATGGTCGGGCTCCAGCTCGTGAAGCCGGCCGACATGGCGCAGGCCCGCCGCCACGGCGACCTCGCGGTCTACGTCGCCACCATCGTCGGGGTGCTGGCGCTGAACCTGCTGGAGGGCGTCGGGGTCGGGCTGGCCGTCGCCGCCTTCCTCATGCTGCGCCGCGCGCTCTCGGCGAGCCTGCAGCACGAGCCGCCCGCGGCCGACGGCGAGCCGCACCGCGTCATCGTCGGGGGGACACTGAGCTTCCTGTCCGTCCCGTCGCTGGCGCGGACGCTGGGCGCGGTGCCCGCCGGTGCGCCGGTGCAGGTCGACCTCGTCGTCGACTACCTCGACCACGCCGCCTACGACCATCTCGACACCTGGACCGCCCGGCACCGCGCGAGCGGCGCCCCGACCGAGGTGACCGAGCCTGCCGACGCCGGCGGCACGCGGCGGGGCCGGTACGCGACGTGGTCACAGTGGCCGGGGTCCCAGGCGAAACCGCTGCTCACGGGCGTGGCGGCGTTCCACGAGGAGTCGGTGCCGCTGCGGTCGCCGGGCTCCGGGCAGGCCCCGTCGGGGCTGCTGCTGACCTGCGCCGACTCCCGGGTCGTGCCCAGCGTGATCACCCGCAGCGGCCCGGGCGACCTGTTCACCGTGCAGAACGTCGGCAACCTCGTCGCCGGGACGTCGGTGCGCGCCGCCGTCCAGTACGCGACGACGGTCCTGGAGGTCCCGACGCTCGCGGTGTGCGGGCACTCCGGCTGCGGCGCGATGCGCGGGCTGCTCGACGGCACCGCCGAGGGTGCGCTGGGCGACTGGCTGCGTGCGGCGGCCCCGAGCC